From the Nitrobacter hamburgensis X14 genome, one window contains:
- a CDS encoding L,D-transpeptidase, with amino-acid sequence MFKNISLALLAGASLAGFGVQQALAREPQARFFTEPTVVYAEQSASQPAEQRLAYAERPNMGGGFIEFLFGDDQPQGSRYQQQPYDPRPLYAPQPQQIMPEQDASEAAHPAFDPKFEKQLVDYHGKETAGTIVIDTSSKFLYLVQGDGKALRYGVGVGKPGFLWAGVKTVTAKKEWPGWTPPAEMLKRRPDLPRHMEGGPQNPLGARAMYLGSSLYRIHGSNEPWTIGTNVSSGCIRMRNQDVIDLYGRVHVGARVVVI; translated from the coding sequence ATGTTCAAAAACATATCCCTCGCGCTCCTCGCGGGCGCGTCGCTTGCTGGCTTTGGCGTTCAGCAAGCCTTAGCGAGAGAACCGCAAGCCAGGTTCTTCACCGAGCCGACCGTCGTTTACGCCGAGCAGTCCGCGTCGCAGCCGGCCGAGCAACGCTTGGCTTACGCGGAGCGGCCCAACATGGGCGGCGGATTCATCGAGTTCCTGTTCGGCGACGACCAGCCGCAGGGATCGCGTTACCAGCAGCAGCCCTACGATCCGCGTCCGCTCTATGCGCCGCAGCCGCAGCAGATCATGCCTGAGCAGGATGCAAGCGAGGCCGCGCATCCCGCGTTCGATCCGAAGTTCGAGAAGCAGCTCGTCGATTATCACGGCAAGGAAACCGCCGGCACCATCGTCATCGATACGTCGAGCAAGTTTCTCTATCTCGTGCAGGGCGACGGCAAGGCACTGCGCTACGGGGTCGGCGTCGGCAAGCCGGGCTTCCTGTGGGCCGGCGTCAAGACGGTCACGGCCAAGAAGGAATGGCCGGGCTGGACGCCGCCCGCCGAAATGCTGAAACGCCGTCCCGATCTGCCGCGCCACATGGAAGGCGGGCCGCAGAATCCGCTCGGCGCCCGCGCCATGTATCTCGGCTCATCGCTCTACCGCATCCACGGCTCCAACGAGCCATGGACGATCGGCACCAACGTGTCGTCCGGCTGCATCCGGATGCGCAACCAGGATGTGATCGATCTTTATGGCCGGGTTC
- a CDS encoding protein phosphatase CheZ: MPVQRKRFRVEEILGGGTPDIAIAVDDAPMPVHREIMAELRAIRQQMGAPHRNGAAESVAADGGTASREVAEAQALLQTYRAQIEQCEKLKTELDLIHDAINRTKQEIAVLHGKSFSGDEMAKVTDELGAVVGGTEQATQQILAATEAIDQSAGALSKAASPEQTRLLSEEIQERVISIFEACNFQDLTGQRIAKVMSTMKFIEHHINVMMDIWGGVDAIRAHAPPIVDDRVGDARLLNGPKLDGDEGHASQDDIDALFG; encoded by the coding sequence ATGCCTGTTCAACGCAAACGCTTCCGCGTCGAGGAAATCCTGGGCGGCGGCACGCCGGATATCGCAATCGCCGTCGACGACGCGCCCATGCCGGTGCATCGCGAGATCATGGCGGAGTTGCGCGCGATCCGCCAACAGATGGGAGCCCCGCACCGCAATGGTGCGGCCGAGTCGGTCGCGGCCGACGGCGGGACCGCCAGCCGCGAGGTCGCCGAAGCGCAGGCGTTGCTGCAGACCTACCGCGCACAGATCGAACAATGCGAAAAGCTCAAGACCGAACTCGATCTGATCCACGACGCCATCAACCGCACCAAGCAGGAAATCGCGGTTCTGCATGGCAAGAGTTTCAGCGGCGACGAGATGGCGAAGGTTACCGACGAGCTTGGCGCCGTGGTGGGAGGCACCGAGCAGGCGACGCAACAGATTCTGGCGGCGACCGAGGCGATCGATCAGTCGGCCGGCGCCCTGTCCAAGGCGGCGTCGCCGGAGCAGACACGGTTGCTGAGCGAGGAAATTCAGGAACGCGTGATCTCGATTTTCGAGGCCTGCAATTTCCAGGATCTCACCGGCCAGCGCATCGCCAAGGTGATGAGTACGATGAAGTTCATCGAGCATCACATCAACGTCATGATGGACATCTGGGGCGGCGTCGACGCCATCCGGGCCCACGCTCCGCCGATCGTCGACGATCGCGTGGGCGATGCCAGGCTGCTGAATGGCCCGAAGCTCGACGGCGACGAGGGCCACGCTTCCCAGGACGATATCGACGCGTTGTTCGGCTAG
- a CDS encoding co-chaperone GroES → MAKTKFRPLHDRVVVKRIDAEEKTKGGIIIPDTAREKPSQGEVIAVGPGGRDEAGKLVPIDIKVGDKVLFGKWSGTEIKLDGQDVLIMKESDIMGVLD, encoded by the coding sequence ATGGCTAAAACCAAATTTCGTCCGCTGCATGACCGTGTCGTGGTCAAACGCATCGATGCCGAAGAAAAGACCAAGGGCGGCATCATCATTCCCGACACCGCCAGGGAAAAGCCCTCGCAGGGCGAAGTCATCGCCGTCGGCCCCGGCGGGCGCGACGAAGCCGGCAAGCTGGTCCCGATCGACATCAAGGTCGGCGACAAGGTACTGTTCGGCAAGTGGTCGGGCACCGAGATCAAGCTCGACGGCCAGGACGTCCTGATCATGAAGGAGTCCGACATTATGGGCGTGCTGGACTAA
- the groL gene encoding chaperonin GroEL (60 kDa chaperone family; promotes refolding of misfolded polypeptides especially under stressful conditions; forms two stacked rings of heptamers to form a barrel-shaped 14mer; ends can be capped by GroES; misfolded proteins enter the barrel where they are refolded when GroES binds) has protein sequence MSAKDVRFSGDARDRMLRGVDILANAVKVTLGPKGRNVVIEKSFGAPRITKDGVTVAKEIELDDRFENMGAQMVREVASKTNDTAGDGTTTATVLAQAIVREGAKAVAAGMNPMDLKRGIDIAAAAVVKDIGKRAKPVASSAEVAQVGTISSNGDTAIGKMIAQAMQKVGNEGVITVEENKSLETDVDIVEGMRFDRGYLSPYFVTNAEKMTAELDGAYILLHEKKLSGLQAILPLLEAVVKSGKPLLIVAEDIEGEALATLVVNRLRGGLKVAAVKAPGFGDRRKAMLEDIAILTGGQLISDDLGIKLENVTVDMLGRAKKVVIDKENTTIVNGAGKKKDIEARVGQIKAQIEETTSDYDREKLQERLAKLAGGVAVIRVGGATEIEVKEKKDRVEDALNATRAAVQEGIVPGGGTALLRAKKAVGRIANDNPDVQAGINIVLKALEAPIRQIAENAGVEGSIVVGKVLENKTETFGFDAQKEEYVDMVAKGIIDPAKVVRTALQDAASVAGLLVTTEAMVAELPKEEPAPAMPGGGGMGGMGF, from the coding sequence ATGTCAGCCAAGGACGTCAGGTTTTCCGGCGACGCGCGCGACCGCATGCTGCGCGGCGTCGATATCCTCGCCAACGCCGTAAAGGTGACCCTCGGCCCGAAGGGCCGCAACGTCGTGATCGAGAAGAGCTTCGGCGCGCCACGCATCACCAAGGACGGCGTCACCGTCGCCAAGGAGATCGAGCTCGACGACAGGTTCGAGAACATGGGCGCGCAGATGGTGCGCGAGGTCGCCTCCAAGACCAACGACACCGCCGGCGACGGCACCACCACCGCCACCGTGCTGGCCCAGGCCATCGTCCGCGAGGGCGCCAAGGCCGTTGCCGCCGGCATGAATCCGATGGACCTCAAGCGCGGCATCGACATCGCGGCCGCGGCCGTGGTGAAGGACATCGGCAAGCGCGCCAAGCCGGTCGCATCCTCGGCCGAAGTCGCGCAGGTCGGCACCATCTCCTCCAACGGCGACACCGCGATCGGCAAGATGATCGCGCAGGCGATGCAGAAGGTCGGCAACGAGGGCGTCATCACCGTCGAGGAGAACAAGTCGCTCGAAACCGACGTCGACATCGTCGAGGGCATGAGGTTCGACCGCGGCTACCTCAGCCCCTACTTCGTCACCAATGCCGAGAAGATGACCGCCGAACTCGACGGCGCCTACATCCTGCTGCACGAGAAGAAGCTGTCCGGCCTTCAGGCCATACTGCCGTTGCTCGAGGCGGTGGTGAAGTCGGGCAAGCCGCTGCTGATCGTGGCGGAAGACATCGAGGGCGAGGCGCTGGCGACGCTGGTGGTCAACCGGCTGCGGGGCGGCCTCAAGGTCGCAGCCGTCAAGGCGCCCGGCTTCGGCGATCGCCGCAAGGCCATGCTGGAGGACATCGCGATCCTCACCGGTGGCCAGCTCATCTCCGACGACCTCGGCATCAAGCTAGAGAACGTCACCGTGGACATGCTCGGCCGCGCCAAGAAGGTGGTGATCGACAAGGAGAACACCACAATCGTCAACGGCGCCGGCAAGAAGAAAGATATCGAAGCGCGGGTCGGACAGATCAAGGCGCAGATCGAGGAGACCACCTCGGACTACGACCGCGAGAAGCTGCAGGAGCGTCTGGCCAAGCTCGCCGGCGGCGTCGCGGTGATCCGCGTCGGCGGAGCCACCGAGATCGAGGTCAAGGAAAAGAAGGATCGCGTCGAGGATGCCCTCAACGCCACCCGCGCAGCCGTGCAGGAAGGCATCGTGCCCGGCGGCGGCACCGCGCTGCTGCGCGCCAAGAAGGCGGTCGGGCGCATCGCCAACGACAACCCGGACGTGCAGGCCGGCATCAACATCGTACTGAAGGCGCTGGAAGCCCCGATCCGCCAGATCGCGGAAAACGCCGGCGTCGAGGGGTCCATCGTTGTCGGCAAGGTTCTCGAAAACAAGACCGAGACCTTCGGCTTCGACGCCCAGAAGGAAGAGTATGTCGACATGGTCGCCAAGGGCATCATCGATCCGGCCAAGGTGGTGCGCACCGCTTTGCAGGATGCCGCGTCGGTCGCGGGCCTGCTCGTGACCACAGAAGCCATGGTCGCCGAACTGCCGAAGGAGGAGCCGGCGCCGGCTATGCCGGGCGGCGGTGGCATGGG